One Fuerstiella marisgermanici DNA window includes the following coding sequences:
- a CDS encoding DUF1559 domain-containing protein → MINTLHPKRFRKSGFTLIELLVVIAIIAVLIALLLPAVQQAREAARRTQCKNNLKQLGLAIHNYIDVATVLPPSACINPVSATTAGNGSWGVHGRILPFLDQGNLYNSVDLTIGWDFQQAINGLKIPGYACPSDPRSDEARDPGSGKVILYPTSYGFSFGTWFVYDPTTGRGGDGAFYPNARLRMAAFTDGTSNTLLAAEVKAWTPYMRNGGPASTAVPATVADAEAAIASGGQFKNTGHTEWPDGRVHHHGFTTTMPPNAKTFCTDGTSVFEECDYNSWQEGKDGLSGSPSYAIITSRSYHTGTVQAALVDGSCRSISENIDLSVWRGLGTRSGGEVLGEY, encoded by the coding sequence ATGATCAATACCCTCCACCCCAAACGCTTTCGAAAATCCGGCTTCACACTGATCGAGCTTCTGGTTGTAATTGCGATCATCGCGGTGCTGATCGCCCTGCTGCTGCCCGCCGTTCAGCAGGCCCGAGAGGCGGCTCGCCGGACACAGTGCAAGAATAACCTGAAACAACTTGGCCTCGCGATCCACAACTACATTGATGTGGCCACCGTGCTGCCGCCGAGTGCCTGTATCAATCCCGTCTCCGCGACGACTGCCGGCAATGGATCGTGGGGCGTTCACGGCCGCATTCTGCCATTTCTGGATCAGGGCAATCTGTACAACTCGGTCGATCTCACAATCGGCTGGGATTTCCAACAGGCCATTAACGGCTTAAAAATCCCTGGCTACGCGTGCCCCAGCGATCCGCGCAGCGACGAAGCTCGCGATCCTGGTAGCGGAAAAGTGATTCTGTATCCGACGTCTTACGGATTCAGTTTTGGAACCTGGTTCGTCTACGATCCAACGACCGGACGCGGTGGTGATGGTGCATTCTATCCAAACGCCAGGCTACGAATGGCCGCCTTCACCGACGGAACAAGCAACACTTTGCTGGCCGCCGAAGTCAAAGCGTGGACCCCGTATATGCGAAACGGAGGCCCGGCCTCAACAGCAGTTCCCGCGACGGTTGCCGATGCGGAAGCGGCAATCGCCAGCGGCGGCCAGTTCAAAAACACGGGCCATACCGAATGGCCGGACGGACGCGTGCACCACCACGGATTCACCACCACGATGCCGCCGAACGCTAAAACATTTTGCACCGACGGGACCTCCGTCTTCGAGGAATGCGACTACAACTCATGGCAGGAAGGCAAGGACGGACTCAGCGGCAGCCCCAGCTACGCGATCATCACGTCACGCAGCTATCACACCGGCACCGTGCAGGCAGCACTGGTAGACGGTTCATGTCGCTCCATCTCAGAGAACATCGACCTGTCAGTCTGGCGTGGCTTGGGAACTCGCAGCGGCGGTGAAGTGCTGGGCGAGTATTAA
- a CDS encoding sensor histidine kinase, whose protein sequence is MRSPFRNQIFLPTAALLVFAVILFTGVSAWHAVEVQRSQTAQHMEAVANALGSATYPLTDDVVRRIGAMVGGDVVVFDADGQIAASTMEPNETLRTALADLPGATETASSPQVLRLETGSYLVSSIQRTHVRRPATLYVILKQNEFPVVWQNSLWPPAVVALVTLLLALLVARLLSGRIARRVDQLSALFSRLAEGDFRPVEPSGRDDELRDLMVSANVLSVQLRSMQQELVTAERLQLLGQLSGGLAHQLKNSIAGARLAIQLHQRRCTTDDPMVNTALAQLALTEEQVLAVVSLKPDSSKASMPQVKETCDLASMVTDVVALLQPHCTHWKSVITLDMPAALPISVVSAQSLKGALLNLMQNAIEAAGVDGTVSCHLKTNEQNVVIDIRDSGPGFADDQQQLLTAFRTTKPEGIGLGLTIAQHAVDQEGGTMSLRRVGDETSVEICLPLHSDNNGSSPNTSSQRKVKLQKADTP, encoded by the coding sequence ATGAGATCACCGTTTCGCAATCAGATTTTTCTGCCGACCGCTGCCCTGCTGGTCTTCGCGGTGATCCTCTTCACCGGCGTCAGCGCGTGGCATGCGGTTGAGGTGCAGCGAAGCCAGACGGCTCAGCACATGGAAGCTGTGGCGAATGCCCTGGGAAGTGCAACCTATCCTTTGACGGATGACGTCGTCCGTCGTATCGGTGCCATGGTCGGTGGCGATGTCGTCGTTTTTGATGCCGACGGACAGATCGCAGCGTCAACGATGGAGCCGAATGAGACGCTGCGGACCGCGCTGGCCGACCTTCCAGGGGCCACTGAGACCGCTTCTTCCCCGCAGGTACTTCGCTTGGAAACAGGGAGTTATCTGGTTTCGTCAATTCAGCGAACTCATGTGCGACGACCGGCCACGCTGTATGTCATTCTCAAGCAAAATGAGTTTCCTGTGGTCTGGCAGAATTCGCTGTGGCCTCCGGCGGTTGTGGCACTCGTGACTTTGTTGCTGGCGTTGTTGGTGGCGAGGCTGTTGTCGGGGCGGATTGCACGCCGCGTCGATCAGCTGAGTGCTTTGTTTTCGCGACTGGCAGAGGGCGATTTTCGACCAGTCGAACCGAGTGGTCGAGACGATGAACTCCGGGATTTGATGGTGTCGGCTAATGTTCTGTCCGTACAGTTACGATCCATGCAGCAGGAATTGGTGACCGCCGAACGGTTGCAGTTGTTGGGCCAACTTTCCGGCGGGCTGGCTCATCAGTTGAAGAATTCTATTGCGGGGGCGCGGCTCGCGATTCAACTTCATCAGCGGCGCTGTACGACCGATGATCCTATGGTAAACACGGCATTGGCCCAGTTGGCGCTTACAGAAGAACAAGTGCTGGCGGTCGTGTCGCTGAAACCGGATTCCTCCAAGGCGTCAATGCCGCAGGTGAAAGAAACATGCGATTTGGCCAGCATGGTGACGGACGTCGTCGCTTTGCTGCAACCGCATTGCACGCATTGGAAGTCCGTAATCACGCTGGATATGCCTGCGGCACTGCCGATAAGCGTTGTGTCCGCTCAATCACTAAAAGGAGCATTGCTGAACCTCATGCAAAATGCGATTGAAGCGGCCGGTGTGGATGGGACAGTTTCCTGCCATCTTAAAACAAACGAGCAGAACGTTGTTATCGACATCCGTGATTCCGGGCCAGGATTCGCAGACGACCAGCAACAACTGCTGACGGCCTTCCGCACAACAAAACCGGAAGGCATTGGCCTTGGGCTAACGATTGCTCAACACGCTGTCGATCAGGAAGGCGGAACGATGAGTCTACGACGAGTTGGCGATGAAACGTCGGTGGAGATCTGCCTTCCATTACATTCCGATAACAACGGCTCATCGCCGAATACGTCGTCACAGCGCAAAGTCAAATTGCAGAAAGCCGACACTCCATGA
- a CDS encoding sigma-54-dependent transcriptional regulator translates to MTTALVIDDEPAICACFESLLRDMGCDTCVAASAEDGLKLVRQQSFDVIVLDVRLPGMDGLAAMSMLREYSQAPVIVMTAHGNLSTAVAAVQEGAFDYLPKPFELDHVTSVLQRAISESAARPPSASAMAVGTTGGDQLVGNSLAMQHLFRQIAMAAQHSAPLLITGESGTGKELVAQAIHRHSARSNNPLVAVHLASLSEALLERELFGHTVGAFTGADSASAGVINQANGGTLFLDEIGETPLHFQVKLLRTLESGEFYPVGASSPQNSDFRLIAATNVPLDVLRSADHFRQDFFFRLATIQISVPPLREHAEDIPELAQRFLQLHSPDESRHFDAEAISWLQQQPYPGNIRELRNIVISAATASSEHTIGVAALTAATSAAAVSLPPSAEPQSAFQQAARQWATHAIAQKQPNPLQTASEIVEAELITAALKETNGNRSAAAQLLGIHRETLRDKLLKQNVGG, encoded by the coding sequence ATGACAACCGCTTTGGTAATTGACGACGAACCTGCGATCTGTGCGTGCTTCGAATCTTTATTGCGTGATATGGGGTGCGACACCTGCGTGGCAGCCTCTGCGGAAGATGGTTTGAAGCTCGTCCGCCAGCAATCGTTTGACGTGATCGTGCTGGACGTGCGGCTGCCCGGGATGGACGGTTTGGCGGCAATGTCGATGCTGCGAGAATATTCTCAGGCTCCGGTGATCGTGATGACGGCTCATGGGAATCTGTCGACCGCAGTTGCGGCTGTCCAGGAAGGAGCGTTCGATTATCTTCCGAAACCCTTCGAACTCGATCACGTCACAAGTGTGCTGCAGCGAGCGATCTCAGAATCAGCAGCAAGACCGCCGTCCGCCAGCGCGATGGCGGTTGGCACAACGGGCGGCGATCAACTTGTTGGTAACTCGCTGGCGATGCAGCACCTGTTCCGACAGATCGCGATGGCCGCTCAGCACAGTGCTCCTCTGCTGATTACGGGCGAAAGTGGAACTGGAAAAGAGTTGGTTGCTCAGGCCATTCATCGCCACAGCGCTCGTAGTAACAACCCTCTGGTGGCCGTCCATCTGGCTTCGTTAAGTGAAGCGCTGCTGGAGCGAGAACTGTTCGGCCACACGGTGGGTGCATTCACCGGAGCTGATTCGGCGTCAGCGGGAGTGATCAATCAAGCAAACGGTGGGACGCTGTTTCTTGATGAAATCGGTGAGACACCGCTGCACTTTCAGGTGAAGCTTTTGCGAACGCTTGAGTCCGGGGAATTTTATCCTGTGGGAGCGTCATCGCCTCAGAATTCGGATTTCCGCCTGATCGCAGCGACGAACGTTCCGTTGGATGTACTGCGCTCCGCTGACCACTTTCGCCAGGACTTCTTCTTTCGCCTGGCAACGATTCAGATTTCAGTTCCTCCCCTACGCGAACACGCCGAAGACATCCCGGAACTCGCACAGCGGTTTCTGCAACTGCATTCGCCGGATGAATCACGTCACTTCGACGCCGAGGCCATATCCTGGCTGCAACAACAGCCATATCCCGGCAACATTCGTGAACTACGCAACATCGTCATTAGTGCCGCCACTGCGTCATCCGAACACACCATCGGAGTGGCCGCGCTGACCGCTGCGACCAGCGCGGCTGCTGTTAGTCTGCCGCCGTCTGCGGAACCTCAATCTGCGTTTCAACAGGCCGCCAGGCAATGGGCCACGCACGCGATTGCTCAAAAACAACCAAACCCGCTGCAAACCGCGTCAGAAATCGTCGAAGCAGAACTGATCACCGCTGCGCTGAAAGAAACGAACGGCAACCGTTCGGCGGCAGCACAGCTGTTGGGAATCCATCGTGAGACTCTTCGAGACAAACTGTTGAAGCAAAACGTCGGCGGGTAA
- a CDS encoding PepSY-associated TM helix domain-containing protein has translation MTPKETVVRRKRSLYASSAAAFRWIHIYLSMLGFATLMFFAFTGITLNHPTWFGASEQSVRDLNGEFPAELLASRSSTDGKPAQEERPAVNELQIAEWLRAEHQLKGAVKEFSADEFEIMVVFKGPGYAADIFIDREEGSYSLMESTSGIMAVMNDLHKGRDSGLQWSWVIDISAIVTMLLSASGFALMFYIRRRRVTGIATAVAGTILLVAAWAIWVP, from the coding sequence ATGACACCGAAGGAAACAGTCGTACGCCGAAAACGAAGTCTGTACGCCAGCAGTGCGGCTGCGTTTCGCTGGATTCACATTTACCTTTCTATGCTGGGATTCGCGACTCTGATGTTCTTTGCGTTCACAGGAATTACGCTTAACCATCCGACTTGGTTTGGTGCAAGCGAACAATCTGTGCGTGATTTGAACGGCGAATTCCCCGCAGAACTGTTGGCATCACGATCATCAACCGACGGCAAGCCAGCGCAGGAAGAACGCCCCGCAGTCAATGAACTGCAAATCGCAGAATGGTTGCGAGCCGAACATCAGCTGAAGGGAGCTGTGAAGGAATTTTCTGCGGATGAGTTTGAAATTATGGTCGTGTTTAAAGGACCGGGCTACGCAGCCGATATTTTCATCGATCGCGAAGAGGGCAGCTACAGTCTGATGGAATCAACCAGCGGCATCATGGCCGTCATGAATGACCTGCACAAAGGTCGCGATTCGGGCCTGCAGTGGAGTTGGGTGATCGACATTTCAGCCATCGTCACGATGCTACTTTCGGCATCGGGTTTCGCGCTGATGTTCTACATACGTCGGCGGCGTGTCACAGGGATTGCGACGGCAGTTGCGGGCACAATTCTGCTGGTCGCAGCATGGGCGATCTGGGTTCCCTAG
- a CDS encoding DUF2271 domain-containing protein: MTTLCVLLARWGWNDSKRKLVEANNLIATVSGAPRGQGKFTAHFDGTDSAGEPLPEGTYTPCPEAAHKSGTCQLIRHELESNRQPIAKQKLKGNIKVGAVMSAYTPSTAKQLPAVRSSATEAARQETESKP, translated from the coding sequence ATCACGACGTTATGTGTTTTACTAGCGCGGTGGGGGTGGAACGACTCGAAGCGGAAGCTTGTGGAAGCCAATAATCTTATCGCCACGGTGTCAGGAGCACCCCGCGGGCAGGGGAAATTTACAGCCCATTTTGACGGAACTGACAGCGCTGGGGAACCACTTCCTGAAGGGACCTATACACCATGCCCGGAAGCCGCCCACAAGAGCGGCACGTGCCAGCTCATTCGTCACGAGCTGGAATCCAATAGGCAGCCGATTGCTAAGCAGAAGTTGAAGGGCAATATCAAAGTCGGCGCCGTGATGTCTGCCTACACGCCGTCCACCGCAAAACAGTTGCCCGCAGTCAGGTCGAGCGCTACAGAAGCAGCCCGTCAGGAAACCGAATCGAAACCATGA
- a CDS encoding tetratricopeptide repeat protein, translated as MNVREEAAQLRELCQGHYESGNLPQAVDLIQECLAIDSDDARTLELNGLIQYSAGRYQDSVDSLESASMAVPLRLAAQVCLAHGYGKLGKLQLSSDLLTELLDTADVPVPLLLQVGIGLDQADRPDLAIRACRQAADKKPNYAQTWYDMGYYIGRCGGPDDEVEQLARKAVELAPDCTRYRVGLAGLLIRNDRSKEAHEFISDFSNDDIRSITCTCCLRRVISVYEQAHDYRRVVVGREHLVLIENSRSSHGPC; from the coding sequence ATGAATGTCCGTGAAGAAGCCGCTCAGCTTCGCGAATTGTGTCAGGGACACTATGAATCAGGCAACTTGCCGCAGGCGGTGGATCTGATCCAGGAATGCCTGGCGATCGACAGCGACGATGCCAGAACATTGGAACTGAATGGCCTGATTCAGTACTCGGCGGGCCGGTATCAGGATTCAGTCGACAGTCTGGAATCCGCATCAATGGCCGTTCCGCTAAGACTGGCGGCTCAGGTCTGCCTGGCTCATGGGTACGGAAAACTTGGCAAGCTGCAGCTATCGTCGGACCTGCTGACCGAACTGCTGGACACCGCCGACGTTCCTGTCCCTTTACTGTTGCAGGTGGGAATCGGACTGGATCAAGCCGATCGACCGGACCTGGCGATTCGGGCCTGCCGTCAGGCTGCCGATAAGAAACCGAACTACGCTCAAACGTGGTATGACATGGGCTACTACATCGGTCGCTGCGGCGGACCAGACGACGAGGTCGAACAGTTGGCTCGCAAAGCCGTTGAACTCGCCCCGGACTGCACCCGTTATCGAGTCGGCCTGGCGGGCCTCCTGATTCGTAACGATCGCTCGAAGGAAGCTCACGAATTCATCAGTGATTTTTCCAACGACGACATCCGTTCGATCACCTGCACATGCTGCCTGCGTCGCGTCATCAGCGTTTACGAACAGGCTCACGATTACCGGCGCGTAGTCGTGGGGCGTGAGCACCTGGTCCTGATTGAGAACAGCCGGTCGTCTCACGGGCCTTGTTAA
- a CDS encoding DUF1559 domain-containing protein, whose protein sequence is MRTRAPFQSQRGFTLTELLVVIAIIAILISLLLPAVQQAREAARRTQCKNNLKQIGFALHNYHDVYTTFPMGANSQIYGPLVAVLPYLDQANLQDLYDFDVYYTHANNRDAINTMVPAYLCPTMVLKRAVPEEVCDEPGAPSSYGMSMGTHNGAATASDGMFSGYDGFSAPRPVRIRDVTDGTTNTIMVGEFNFQLEDYLWSAFTCPPLAGESRWGAHRWAPGYPGVGLGSTSGDFNVNLNANRETWRSDHVGGAQFLLGDGSCRFVSENINAETLDNLAARADGNVVGEF, encoded by the coding sequence ATGCGCACGCGCGCCCCTTTTCAAAGCCAGCGCGGCTTTACGCTCACCGAACTGCTCGTCGTGATTGCGATCATCGCAATCCTCATTTCATTGCTGCTGCCAGCTGTCCAACAAGCTCGCGAAGCGGCTCGACGAACGCAGTGCAAGAACAATCTGAAGCAGATTGGTTTCGCGCTGCACAACTACCACGACGTCTATACGACATTTCCGATGGGAGCCAACAGTCAGATTTATGGCCCACTTGTCGCCGTTCTGCCGTATTTGGATCAGGCCAATCTGCAGGACCTTTACGACTTCGACGTGTACTACACCCATGCAAATAATCGCGACGCCATCAACACGATGGTGCCCGCCTATTTGTGCCCGACAATGGTGTTGAAGCGTGCCGTGCCGGAAGAGGTGTGCGACGAGCCGGGTGCCCCCAGCAGCTATGGCATGTCCATGGGAACTCACAACGGCGCGGCAACGGCCAGTGATGGAATGTTCTCAGGCTACGACGGCTTTTCCGCTCCCCGCCCGGTCAGGATTCGCGACGTAACCGACGGCACCACAAACACGATTATGGTTGGTGAGTTTAATTTTCAACTGGAAGACTACCTGTGGTCGGCATTCACCTGTCCGCCGTTGGCAGGTGAAAGTCGATGGGGCGCCCATCGCTGGGCACCTGGGTATCCGGGCGTCGGGCTCGGCAGCACATCCGGTGACTTCAATGTGAACCTGAACGCAAACCGCGAGACCTGGCGAAGTGATCACGTCGGCGGCGCACAGTTCCTGCTCGGCGATGGCTCATGCCGATTTGTCAGTGAAAACATTAACGCAGAAACGCTCGACAACCTAGCGGCTCGCGCTGATGGCAACGTTGTGGGGGAGTTCTAA
- a CDS encoding alpha/beta hydrolase, whose amino-acid sequence MSLHKKTVPVLAFCVLSTVTTSFGFADDEYSENPGTEGNGDFTIGPDYRADPDLTDKGNPKGKSFEFSMPLADSKIYRGDDSTLDPKKPVRKERKIFVYIPAAYKDGDEAPILVMHDGPSRLKLVQNALDNLTISEDADRRLPAFIAIAVQNGGNDSYGSQRGLEYDTMSDRLARFINDEVLPAVLSNPAIKTAYPKIAFTNNPWGKAAMGCSSGGAAALTMGWFRPDLFRRLITYSGTFVDQQDDDAAEEKTYPLGAWEYHSSMRLIENTDKKPLRIFTHVSEHDNRAKDPESTYHNWVMANKRTAAALKAKGYDYRFVFSKATRHCDGKVFEQTLADTLVWMWRGYHADK is encoded by the coding sequence ATGTCCCTTCATAAAAAGACCGTTCCGGTTCTCGCCTTCTGCGTTCTTTCGACTGTCACCACCAGTTTTGGTTTTGCGGACGACGAGTATTCTGAAAATCCAGGCACTGAAGGCAACGGGGATTTTACGATCGGACCGGACTACCGTGCGGATCCGGATCTGACTGACAAAGGGAACCCGAAGGGCAAGTCGTTTGAGTTCTCGATGCCGTTGGCAGACAGCAAGATCTATCGTGGCGATGATTCGACGCTCGACCCAAAGAAACCGGTGCGCAAAGAACGAAAGATCTTTGTTTACATACCGGCTGCCTACAAGGATGGCGACGAAGCACCGATTTTGGTGATGCACGACGGTCCGAGTCGCCTGAAGCTGGTGCAAAACGCTTTGGACAATCTGACGATTTCCGAAGACGCTGATCGCAGGTTGCCCGCATTTATTGCGATCGCTGTTCAGAATGGTGGGAACGACAGCTACGGTAGCCAGCGAGGTCTTGAGTACGACACGATGTCTGATCGACTCGCCCGCTTCATCAACGATGAAGTGTTGCCGGCCGTGCTCAGCAATCCTGCCATTAAGACGGCTTATCCAAAGATTGCCTTTACCAATAATCCGTGGGGCAAAGCGGCCATGGGATGCAGTTCCGGAGGCGCCGCAGCCTTAACGATGGGATGGTTTCGTCCCGATCTGTTTCGACGGTTGATTACCTATTCGGGAACATTCGTTGATCAGCAGGACGACGACGCGGCCGAAGAAAAGACTTATCCTCTTGGTGCATGGGAATATCACTCCAGCATGAGGCTGATCGAAAACACGGACAAGAAACCGCTGCGAATTTTTACTCACGTATCCGAACACGACAACCGGGCGAAAGATCCCGAAAGCACCTATCACAACTGGGTGATGGCCAACAAGCGAACGGCCGCTGCACTCAAGGCAAAGGGATACGACTACCGCTTTGTATTCAGCAAGGCAACACGACACTGTGACGGTAAAGTGTTCGAACAAACGCTGGCCGACACACTGGTCTGGATGTGGCGCGGGTACCACGCCGACAAGTGA
- a CDS encoding serine hydrolase domain-containing protein — translation MKLQIVPRYILKFVLCMPTLSTYVLAQSDPLPRSTPEAQGVSSAQIREFIEAADKQVDSMHSFMLVRQGHVVAEAWWAPESADKPHVLWSLSKSFTSTAVGLAVEEGKLSIDDRVLKFFPEDAPAKPSNNLKAMRIRDLLTMNAGHQNELNWREADHWAKAFLAHPVPHKPGTHFRYNTPATYMLSAIVQKVTGETVLDYLTPRLFEPLGIQKPKWDTSPQGISIGGYGLYLRTEDIAKFGQLYLQKGQWNGKQLIPAEWIEQATSKQVSNGSDPTRDWDQGYGFQFWRCRHNAYRGDGKDGQFCIVLPDHDTVIAITANTRDMQGELNVVWDKLLPAFRDQPLDDAPDQLAKLKATIAALKATR, via the coding sequence ATGAAGCTCCAAATCGTTCCAAGATACATCCTGAAGTTCGTCCTCTGCATGCCGACGCTTTCCACTTATGTGTTGGCACAATCAGATCCGTTGCCGCGGAGCACGCCGGAAGCTCAGGGAGTTTCTTCAGCTCAGATTCGTGAATTCATTGAAGCGGCGGACAAGCAGGTGGATTCGATGCACAGCTTCATGCTGGTGCGGCAAGGGCACGTTGTGGCGGAAGCATGGTGGGCTCCGGAATCTGCCGACAAACCGCACGTACTTTGGTCGCTTAGCAAGAGCTTCACATCCACCGCTGTTGGATTGGCAGTGGAAGAAGGAAAATTGAGTATCGACGATCGCGTGCTGAAATTCTTTCCGGAAGATGCCCCGGCGAAACCATCGAATAACCTGAAGGCGATGCGCATCCGCGACCTGCTGACAATGAATGCCGGTCACCAGAATGAACTCAATTGGCGCGAAGCTGATCATTGGGCGAAGGCTTTTCTGGCTCATCCCGTGCCACACAAACCGGGCACGCACTTTCGCTACAATACTCCGGCGACGTACATGCTGTCCGCAATCGTGCAGAAGGTCACCGGAGAAACAGTGCTCGACTACCTGACGCCGCGCTTGTTCGAACCGCTCGGTATTCAGAAGCCGAAATGGGACACCAGCCCGCAGGGAATTTCGATTGGCGGTTACGGTTTGTATCTCCGCACCGAAGACATCGCAAAGTTTGGCCAGTTGTATCTTCAGAAGGGCCAGTGGAACGGGAAGCAACTGATCCCCGCCGAATGGATTGAACAGGCAACTTCGAAGCAGGTATCGAACGGCAGCGATCCCACCAGGGACTGGGACCAGGGTTACGGTTTTCAGTTCTGGCGATGCCGGCACAACGCTTACCGAGGCGATGGGAAAGACGGGCAATTCTGCATTGTGTTGCCCGATCACGATACAGTGATCGCCATCACTGCCAACACCCGCGACATGCAGGGCGAACTGAATGTCGTGTGGGATAAACTGCTGCCCGCATTCCGCGACCAGCCTCTCGACGACGCCCCCGACCAGTTGGCCAAACTGAAAGCAACGATCGCAGCACTCAAAGCGACGCGCTAA